A part of Homoserinibacter sp. YIM 151385 genomic DNA contains:
- a CDS encoding TetR/AcrR family transcriptional regulator, which translates to MPRWEPDATSRLTTAALELFEEHGFAATTVPQIADRAGLTTRTFFRHFADKREVLFADAADLTWLGPTLDRVSDDTPPIDLVGELVNRVAEAQFSGRRDHVARVRAIVAADASLRERSHTKRHLLTEQLATALGDRGRDTRSARLIAELAATVLELAIEQWLSTPATGREHRALATHIQDALDAHTMLFAPS; encoded by the coding sequence ATGCCACGATGGGAGCCCGACGCGACGAGCCGGTTGACGACGGCGGCGTTGGAGCTGTTCGAGGAACACGGGTTCGCGGCGACCACCGTGCCTCAGATCGCTGATCGCGCCGGGCTGACGACCAGGACGTTCTTCCGGCACTTCGCCGACAAGCGAGAGGTCCTCTTCGCCGACGCCGCCGACCTGACGTGGCTGGGCCCGACACTCGATCGGGTCTCGGACGACACGCCTCCGATCGACCTGGTCGGCGAGCTGGTCAATCGGGTCGCGGAGGCGCAGTTCTCGGGGCGCCGGGACCACGTCGCCCGAGTCCGAGCGATCGTGGCCGCCGACGCGTCACTGCGGGAGCGCAGCCACACCAAACGCCATCTGCTCACCGAGCAGCTGGCGACGGCGCTCGGCGACCGCGGCCGCGACACGCGCTCGGCCCGCCTGATCGCCGAGCTCGCAGCCACCGTCCTCGAGCTCGCCATCGAGCAGTGGCTCAGCACCCCCGCCACGGGCCGCGAGCATCGCGCATTGGCGACGCACATCCAGGACGCGCTCGACGCGCACACGATGCTGTTCGCACCGAGCTAG
- a CDS encoding saccharopine dehydrogenase NADP-binding domain-containing protein, whose translation MTEHGEVWVLGATGRTGSRVARSLADRGVRVVLVGRDAARLDALAHESGAARTIVAADVPAMARLIRAAQPAVVVNTVGPFAETAGPIAEACLPGSSYADLANDAVAAAAILALHDRAVDAGRTLITGAGFGVVGTEGPLTTLCAGRPVPQTVRVDGMASLAMPASVMGDALAGTIVDAFADRARRVTGGHTVRTGMGSHSERVPLPDGSHVSTGAWGSGDLITAQRVSRAREVIAASTEVPTAAAVRAFLPLARWLLSIGPLRRLAAGQLAKVRAAARPMPRSHTWGRARVEWADGSVRTAWLKAGDAFDFTAEILSESAHRILDHRARAGAGTPVELLGLDLIDAAGGELSVDG comes from the coding sequence ATGACGGAACACGGCGAGGTATGGGTTCTCGGAGCGACGGGACGCACGGGGAGCCGGGTCGCACGCTCGCTCGCCGACCGCGGCGTCCGCGTGGTGCTCGTCGGCCGGGATGCCGCACGACTCGACGCGCTCGCACACGAGAGCGGAGCAGCACGGACGATCGTCGCGGCCGATGTGCCGGCGATGGCTCGACTGATCCGCGCCGCGCAACCCGCAGTGGTCGTCAACACCGTGGGTCCGTTCGCCGAGACGGCCGGTCCGATCGCCGAGGCCTGCCTCCCCGGCAGCTCCTATGCCGACCTCGCCAACGACGCGGTGGCCGCCGCCGCCATCCTCGCGCTGCACGATCGCGCGGTGGACGCCGGCCGCACGCTGATCACCGGAGCCGGCTTCGGGGTGGTCGGCACCGAGGGCCCCCTCACGACGCTCTGCGCCGGTCGCCCGGTTCCCCAGACGGTGAGGGTGGACGGGATGGCGTCCCTGGCGATGCCCGCGAGCGTGATGGGCGACGCCTTGGCCGGGACCATCGTCGACGCCTTCGCCGATCGCGCGCGCCGTGTGACCGGTGGGCACACGGTCCGGACCGGGATGGGGTCGCACTCCGAGCGCGTCCCGCTGCCCGACGGCTCACACGTCTCGACGGGCGCGTGGGGATCGGGGGACCTCATCACGGCGCAGCGCGTGAGCAGGGCCCGAGAGGTGATCGCCGCATCCACGGAAGTCCCGACCGCCGCCGCCGTGCGGGCGTTCCTCCCGCTCGCCCGATGGCTGCTCTCCATCGGGCCGCTCCGTCGACTCGCCGCAGGGCAGTTGGCCAAGGTCCGCGCCGCGGCCCGTCCCATGCCACGCTCCCACACCTGGGGCCGCGCACGGGTCGAGTGGGCCGACGGCAGCGTTCGAACGGCCTGGCTGAAAGCCGGCGATGCCTTCGACTTCACGGCCGAGATCCTGAGCGAGAGCGCGCATCGCATCCTCGATCACCGCGCGCGAGCCGGCGCGGGCACACCGGTCGAGCTTCTCGGACTCGATCTCATCGATGCGGCAGGGGGAGAGCTCTCCGTCGACGGATGA
- a CDS encoding SDR family oxidoreductase, giving the protein MGGTSGIGYGLAQRLSHAGSTVVVGGRGVHDVTDLDTVRIDVSDQASVLRARDEVLERHPDLDMVVTMSGIMLVEDLRDPAHSAQAETTIQTNLLGTIRVIDAFTPHLVARGSADIMTVTSGIGFLPFPLMPTYGASKAGVHAYTEALRAQLAGTGVQVTELIPPAVANAGQEKLNPAALPLGDFLDEVLSLLTTNPTPQEIVVEAAKRLRWAERDGTYTALLEQRSQALNTLPGR; this is encoded by the coding sequence GTGGGCGGGACGTCCGGCATCGGATACGGGCTCGCGCAGCGGCTCTCGCACGCGGGCAGCACCGTCGTCGTCGGCGGGCGCGGTGTGCACGACGTCACCGATCTCGACACCGTCCGCATCGACGTCAGCGACCAGGCGTCCGTGCTCCGCGCACGCGACGAGGTGCTCGAACGCCACCCCGACCTCGACATGGTGGTCACGATGTCGGGCATCATGCTCGTCGAAGACCTCCGCGACCCCGCCCACTCCGCGCAGGCCGAGACCACGATCCAGACCAACCTCCTCGGCACGATCCGCGTGATCGACGCGTTCACGCCCCACCTCGTGGCGCGCGGCTCCGCCGACATCATGACGGTGACCTCGGGGATCGGATTCCTCCCCTTCCCGCTCATGCCCACCTACGGGGCGTCGAAAGCGGGCGTGCACGCCTACACGGAGGCGCTGCGTGCGCAGCTCGCGGGCACCGGCGTCCAGGTGACGGAGCTGATTCCCCCAGCCGTCGCGAACGCCGGCCAGGAGAAGCTCAACCCCGCCGCCCTTCCGCTGGGCGACTTCCTCGACGAGGTCCTGTCGCTGCTCACGACGAACCCGACACCGCAGGAGATCGTCGTCGAGGCCGCCAAGCGACTGCGGTGGGCTGAGCGCGACGGCACCTACACCGCTCTCCTCGAACAGCGCAGCCAGGCCTTGAACACCCTCCCCGGACGCTGA
- a CDS encoding helix-turn-helix domain-containing protein, whose amino-acid sequence MDDDTRGNRLGEYLRARRDVVTPDQVGLPSTAGRRVSGLRREEVAMLAGISGDYYLRLERGRDANPSTQVLAALARVLQLDEVETEYLMGLRASRPHPARRRRQFRIPPRVHQLLEVLHAPAFIETPYFDILAENSLAHAFSPRLVRGRNRILDLFLNPEERAFQQDWAGSLADSVASFRRSLGDDVDDARVVEIVGELSLASARFRQLWARHDVRPLEGGSATVSHPIVGEMRLHREKLRLAEVILVVYYPEPDSDAAEKLAFLAGLGAPSPDTRQVSG is encoded by the coding sequence GTGGACGACGACACTCGCGGCAACCGGCTCGGGGAGTACCTGCGCGCCCGTCGTGATGTGGTGACGCCGGACCAGGTCGGCCTCCCCTCGACGGCGGGACGCCGTGTGAGCGGACTGCGCCGCGAAGAGGTCGCGATGCTGGCCGGCATCAGCGGCGACTACTACTTGCGGCTCGAACGCGGCCGTGACGCGAACCCCTCCACGCAGGTGCTGGCCGCCCTCGCGCGCGTGCTGCAGCTCGACGAGGTCGAGACGGAGTACCTGATGGGCCTGCGCGCCTCACGGCCGCATCCGGCACGTCGGCGCCGGCAATTCCGGATCCCGCCGCGGGTGCATCAGCTGCTGGAGGTGCTGCACGCGCCGGCATTCATCGAGACGCCCTATTTCGACATCCTCGCTGAGAACTCGCTCGCGCACGCGTTCTCACCGCGACTCGTCCGCGGACGCAACCGCATCCTCGATCTCTTCCTCAACCCGGAAGAGCGCGCGTTCCAGCAGGATTGGGCCGGCTCGCTCGCCGATTCCGTCGCGTCGTTCCGACGCTCGCTCGGCGATGACGTCGACGACGCGCGAGTGGTCGAGATCGTCGGTGAGCTCTCCCTCGCCAGTGCGCGATTCCGGCAGCTCTGGGCACGGCATGATGTGCGTCCGCTCGAAGGAGGGAGCGCGACCGTCAGCCATCCGATCGTCGGAGAGATGCGGCTGCACCGAGAGAAGCTCCGCCTCGCCGAGGTGATCCTGGTCGTCTACTACCCCGAGCCCGACAGCGACGCGGCCGAGAAGCTCGCATTCCTCGCGGGGCTCGGTGCCCCATCCCCAGACACGCGGCAGGTCAGCGGGTGA
- a CDS encoding DNA cytosine methyltransferase, with amino-acid sequence MTDRTFRFGELFCGPGGMAKGAHDAAASTGVDLVHKWANDYDRDTCATYLLNMERYGATTETVIHGNVRELEIEALEGIDGFAFGFPCNDFSSVGEWRGLDGEYGPLYSFGVRVLEAHEPEWFVAENVSGLQSANEGRAFTQILGELAAAGEHGYDLYPHLYSFDEYGVPQRRRRIMIVGIRGDQQYEFRVPAPSIYEGIPVSARHALMEPPMHRGMLNHEYTRQSDRVVERLNYIRPGENAFNAVDLPERLKLNVRGATISQIYKRLHPDQPAYTVTGSGGGGTHMYHWNESRALTSREKARLQTFPDDYEFIGSRDSVRKQVGMAVPVRGAEAVFTALFKSIRGEAYPSVAPSLGHVAARPRRDDRGDQ; translated from the coding sequence ATGACTGACCGCACCTTCCGGTTCGGAGAGCTCTTCTGCGGCCCAGGAGGCATGGCGAAGGGGGCCCATGATGCCGCCGCGTCCACGGGCGTCGACCTTGTGCACAAGTGGGCGAACGACTACGACCGCGATACCTGCGCGACCTACCTCCTCAACATGGAGCGCTACGGGGCGACGACCGAGACGGTGATCCACGGCAATGTGCGAGAGCTCGAGATCGAGGCCCTCGAAGGTATCGACGGCTTCGCATTCGGGTTCCCGTGTAACGACTTCTCGAGTGTCGGCGAGTGGCGAGGTCTGGATGGGGAGTACGGACCCCTCTACTCCTTCGGAGTCCGCGTGCTTGAGGCCCACGAGCCCGAATGGTTCGTCGCAGAGAACGTCTCCGGGTTGCAGAGTGCGAACGAGGGGCGAGCGTTCACCCAGATCCTGGGGGAGCTCGCGGCGGCCGGCGAGCACGGATACGACTTATACCCGCACCTGTACAGCTTCGATGAATATGGAGTTCCGCAACGTCGGCGTCGGATCATGATCGTGGGAATCCGAGGCGACCAGCAGTACGAGTTCCGCGTTCCCGCGCCCTCGATCTATGAGGGGATACCGGTGTCCGCGCGGCACGCTCTGATGGAGCCGCCTATGCATCGCGGGATGCTGAACCATGAGTACACGCGCCAATCCGATCGCGTCGTCGAGCGTCTCAACTACATCCGCCCCGGCGAGAACGCCTTCAACGCAGTCGACCTGCCTGAGCGGCTCAAGCTCAACGTCCGCGGCGCGACGATCAGCCAGATCTACAAGCGACTCCACCCCGACCAGCCGGCCTACACGGTGACGGGCTCGGGTGGCGGCGGCACCCATATGTACCACTGGAACGAGTCCCGAGCGCTGACCAGCCGCGAGAAGGCACGTTTGCAGACTTTCCCCGATGACTACGAGTTCATCGGCTCTCGCGACAGCGTGCGGAAGCAGGTCGGCATGGCGGTCCCGGTGAGAGGTGCCGAAGCGGTGTTCACCGCGCTCTTCAAGTCGATCCGGGGGGAGGCGTACCCGAGCGTCGCCCCCAGTCTGGGGCACGTCGCCGCTCGTCCGCGCCGCGATGACAGAGGCGATCAGTAA
- a CDS encoding Z1 domain-containing protein: MTQTGLSPEQFLIGLRAYEGILAGQTGRPSESAEIEARQLIERMFDGFGAALDRYLIEQRDLVHVISLGNMIKKDGGFATWYSGPRTAVGEWPAYRRVLESRLPAEAVEDIDLSTTRILSRAANPLVPGERRKGLVIGYVQSGKTANYAGLIAKAVDAGYRIVIVLAGMYTNLRAQTQLRLESDLNLNDAHDKHGVAWSLLTGRDSDISASNGVGFMANNSMVAVMIVKKHEARLANVTAFLKSIPEETLRNRGVLIVDDESDQATPNTQGGRDLVSTINQRVRDIWKAVPTGTYVAYTATPFANIFINPSDPDDLYPDDFAMVLPKPAEYMGADRFFNVVQDADADGDEGIHSLARDVPAAEADVLAPTGRDISKFEPIITPSLAEAIRWFVLATAVRELRVGAPSHSSMLLHTSHRVGAHQLLKDVVLEFTQGLALSGDEEEAAFQQVFEREYGRASTLDGGEEAPEWAVVWAAATGLLGRLTIKIDNGQSDDRLAYPDGSPQFVIAIGGGTLSRGLTLEGLVVSYFLRTSSTYDTLLQMGRWFGFRPRYRDLVRVWVGPGLLEDYSHLARVESELRGEVAQLERELKTPRDLAIRIRNHPGRLQITAPGKMANAAIVQAGLGGTRRQTIYLDRSAIGAERARVAVRALAERAQQIGDPLRSGADSGHLLFQGLAGGDVIDFLSRYWVASSDPWLQPEAMRDWLSRHGEEASWDLLLVSGPSRRPRTEIAPGLSVNVVNRAPLDNRYWSVDRLPEAPPQDSDIVNVRALMSGADSVLDLKIRRRAGVLADADGLLDHVDTRKMETVRAVRRMIAPDRGVLLIYVVDKDSIPEDSNSKTRTTMSADAHPIGIGVVFPHAEGEDDGEFVAVDVAFDGDADRERDAAEESLGFADTEGDYTRTEA; this comes from the coding sequence GTGACGCAGACCGGCCTGTCGCCTGAACAGTTTCTAATCGGGCTGCGCGCCTACGAGGGGATACTCGCGGGGCAGACCGGCCGCCCCTCTGAGTCGGCAGAGATCGAGGCACGCCAGCTCATCGAGCGCATGTTCGACGGCTTCGGAGCTGCGTTGGACAGGTACCTCATCGAGCAGCGGGACCTTGTCCACGTGATCTCTCTCGGGAACATGATCAAAAAGGACGGCGGCTTCGCCACCTGGTACAGCGGTCCACGCACCGCGGTCGGCGAGTGGCCGGCCTATCGGCGGGTGCTCGAGTCCCGCCTGCCTGCGGAGGCTGTCGAAGACATCGATCTCTCGACGACCCGCATCTTGTCGAGGGCGGCGAATCCGCTGGTGCCGGGCGAGCGCCGGAAGGGCCTCGTCATCGGATATGTGCAGTCGGGGAAGACTGCGAACTACGCGGGGTTGATCGCGAAGGCAGTCGACGCCGGCTACCGGATCGTGATCGTGCTTGCGGGGATGTACACCAATCTGCGAGCGCAGACGCAGCTGCGGCTGGAATCGGACCTCAACCTCAATGACGCACACGACAAGCACGGTGTCGCGTGGTCGCTCCTCACGGGTCGCGACAGCGATATCTCGGCATCGAACGGCGTCGGGTTCATGGCGAACAACTCGATGGTCGCGGTCATGATCGTCAAGAAGCATGAGGCGCGACTCGCGAATGTCACCGCGTTTCTCAAGTCGATTCCGGAAGAGACCCTCCGGAACCGCGGAGTGCTCATCGTCGATGACGAGTCCGATCAGGCGACTCCGAACACGCAGGGCGGCCGCGACCTGGTGTCGACGATCAATCAGCGGGTGCGGGACATCTGGAAGGCTGTTCCCACCGGCACGTACGTCGCGTACACGGCCACGCCGTTCGCGAACATCTTCATCAACCCTTCGGACCCGGATGACCTCTACCCCGACGACTTCGCGATGGTGCTTCCGAAGCCAGCCGAGTATATGGGGGCCGACCGCTTCTTCAATGTCGTGCAGGACGCGGATGCAGACGGCGACGAGGGCATCCACTCGCTGGCTCGCGATGTCCCGGCTGCCGAGGCGGACGTGCTCGCGCCGACGGGACGAGACATCTCGAAGTTCGAGCCGATCATCACGCCGTCACTGGCCGAGGCGATCAGGTGGTTCGTGCTCGCGACAGCGGTTCGAGAGCTGCGTGTCGGCGCCCCCTCGCACTCGTCGATGCTGCTGCACACCTCCCATCGGGTCGGCGCACACCAGCTGCTGAAGGACGTCGTCCTCGAGTTCACCCAGGGGCTTGCCCTCAGCGGAGACGAGGAGGAGGCTGCCTTCCAGCAAGTGTTCGAACGCGAGTACGGTCGAGCATCGACTCTGGACGGCGGCGAGGAAGCGCCGGAATGGGCAGTCGTGTGGGCGGCGGCAACGGGGCTGCTCGGCAGGTTGACCATCAAGATCGACAACGGGCAGTCAGACGATCGCCTCGCCTATCCAGACGGCTCCCCGCAGTTCGTGATCGCGATCGGCGGCGGCACCCTCTCGCGAGGTCTGACGCTCGAGGGGCTGGTCGTGTCGTATTTTCTTCGCACGTCCAGCACCTACGACACCCTCTTGCAGATGGGGAGGTGGTTCGGATTCCGTCCGCGATACCGCGACCTCGTCCGCGTCTGGGTTGGTCCGGGACTCCTCGAGGACTACTCGCACCTCGCTCGAGTCGAATCGGAGCTGCGAGGCGAGGTGGCGCAACTCGAACGGGAGCTCAAGACTCCTCGCGATCTGGCGATCAGGATCCGCAACCACCCGGGGCGCCTGCAGATCACGGCCCCCGGCAAGATGGCGAACGCGGCGATCGTCCAGGCCGGACTCGGAGGCACTCGGCGTCAGACGATCTACCTCGACAGGTCTGCGATCGGCGCAGAACGGGCGCGAGTCGCGGTACGAGCGCTGGCCGAACGAGCTCAGCAAATCGGCGATCCGCTTCGAAGCGGCGCCGACTCGGGCCACCTGCTGTTTCAAGGTCTTGCGGGCGGTGACGTCATCGACTTCCTGAGCCGATATTGGGTTGCCTCGTCCGACCCCTGGCTCCAGCCGGAGGCCATGAGGGACTGGCTGTCGCGCCACGGGGAGGAAGCGAGTTGGGATCTCCTGCTCGTCTCCGGTCCATCGCGACGTCCTCGCACCGAGATCGCGCCGGGCCTCAGCGTGAACGTCGTCAATCGCGCCCCGCTGGACAACCGATACTGGAGTGTCGATCGTCTTCCCGAGGCGCCGCCCCAGGATTCCGACATCGTGAACGTCAGAGCGCTGATGTCGGGGGCAGACTCCGTGCTCGACCTCAAGATCCGGCGTAGAGCCGGGGTGCTCGCGGATGCCGACGGGCTCCTCGACCACGTCGATACCCGCAAGATGGAGACGGTGCGCGCGGTTCGGCGGATGATCGCTCCGGATCGGGGTGTCCTCCTGATCTACGTGGTCGACAAGGACTCCATTCCGGAGGACAGCAACTCGAAGACGAGGACGACGATGTCCGCGGATGCCCACCCGATCGGAATCGGAGTCGTCTTCCCTCACGCGGAGGGCGAAGACGATGGCGAGTTCGTCGCCGTCGACGTCGCGTTCGACGGCGATGCAGACCGGGAGCGCGACGCGGCCGAGGAGTCGCTGGGCTTTGCAGACACCGAAGGCGACTACACCCGGACCGAAGCGTGA
- a CDS encoding PD-(D/E)XK motif protein: protein MAGAGYARVAHAFELIDERDVMIGEAAVAAIGPDRDLHEARLARDHSGLIHLMVRLPEGRERFTPPVGRVLPATWFRDGNGGATYLSVVSVDPALNPTFLSLIGEMLNRVEESGAACIDELVRVISAWREALEREQLGTSRSQLVGLFGELVVLERLAASDPDRALRAWRGKDGYRHDFFLDNAIEVKSYTGVDSPVAEVHGAYQLDPPAGGSLHLLAFRLEENAAGDSIKDIMRRLGDLGIALDAMLSRSSDAAPIVVDDNLRFLVAEERLYEVTERFPGLRASRLGADSLHAVSRIRYALLLDACPDRIDIENLPALLENL from the coding sequence ATGGCCGGCGCCGGTTACGCTCGGGTCGCGCACGCGTTCGAGCTGATCGACGAGCGGGACGTGATGATCGGGGAGGCCGCGGTCGCCGCGATCGGCCCAGATCGGGATCTGCACGAGGCCCGCCTCGCCAGAGACCACTCCGGTCTCATCCACTTGATGGTCCGGTTGCCTGAGGGGCGCGAGCGCTTCACGCCGCCGGTCGGGCGCGTGCTCCCCGCGACATGGTTTCGCGACGGGAATGGCGGCGCGACGTACCTGAGCGTTGTCAGCGTAGACCCTGCGCTCAACCCGACCTTCCTCTCCCTGATCGGCGAGATGCTGAATCGCGTCGAGGAGTCTGGGGCTGCCTGTATCGACGAGCTCGTGCGAGTGATCAGCGCGTGGCGGGAGGCGCTCGAGCGAGAGCAGCTCGGAACTTCGCGGTCTCAGCTCGTCGGGCTCTTCGGGGAGCTCGTCGTACTCGAGCGCCTAGCCGCATCGGATCCGGACCGTGCGCTCCGCGCGTGGCGCGGCAAGGACGGCTATCGACACGACTTCTTCCTCGACAATGCGATCGAGGTCAAGTCGTACACGGGAGTCGACTCGCCGGTCGCCGAGGTGCATGGCGCGTACCAGCTGGATCCGCCGGCGGGCGGATCTCTGCACCTTTTGGCGTTCCGGCTCGAGGAGAATGCGGCCGGGGACTCGATAAAGGACATCATGCGCCGCCTCGGGGATCTCGGTATCGCCCTCGATGCGATGCTCTCCCGCTCGTCTGATGCCGCCCCTATCGTGGTCGATGACAACCTGAGATTTCTGGTCGCGGAGGAGCGGCTCTACGAGGTCACGGAGCGGTTCCCTGGCCTCCGGGCTTCCCGTCTCGGTGCGGACTCGCTCCATGCTGTATCTCGGATCCGTTATGCCCTCCTGCTCGATGCCTGCCCGGACCGGATCGACATCGAGAACCTCCCCGCGCTCCTGGAGAACCTGTGA
- a CDS encoding very short patch repair endonuclease, whose amino-acid sequence MSWASTPGSRRSMQGNRRRDTKPELEVRRLLHAAGLRYRVDYRLAPPLRVRGDIVFTRAKLVVFIDGCFWHGCPEHRTIPKRNADYWGPKLARNIERDRETDAALEALGWTVLRFWEHERPNEASSRVRETFRQRSRPPEANGPTVTRI is encoded by the coding sequence ATGTCGTGGGCATCGACGCCCGGCTCCCGGCGCTCGATGCAGGGCAACCGCCGCCGGGACACCAAGCCGGAGCTGGAGGTGCGCCGTCTCCTGCACGCCGCCGGCCTCCGCTACCGAGTCGACTATCGCCTCGCCCCACCCCTGCGCGTCCGCGGCGACATCGTCTTCACCCGCGCGAAGCTCGTCGTCTTCATCGACGGCTGCTTCTGGCACGGCTGCCCCGAGCACCGCACCATCCCGAAGCGCAACGCCGACTACTGGGGGCCGAAGCTCGCCCGCAACATCGAGCGCGACCGCGAGACGGATGCGGCGCTCGAGGCACTGGGGTGGACCGTGCTCCGGTTCTGGGAGCACGAGCGACCGAACGAGGCTTCTAGTCGAGTTCGCGAGACCTTCCGCCAGCGCAGCCGGCCGCCCGAGGCGAATGGTCCGACCGTGACGCGCATCTGA
- a CDS encoding DEAD/DEAH box helicase — translation MPSPEHPDAAPAADTAPDTRTAALAALRALTGRDDAEFHDGQFEAIGALVDEHRRALVVQRTGWGKSAVYFVATRLLRDRGAGPTILVSPLLALMRDQVAAAARVGVRAVSIDSTNQHEWSSILSSLAADEIDVLLVSPERLNNPAFRDEQLPELVSRTGLVVIDEAHCISDWGHDFRPDYRRLRELVAQLPGSVPVLATTATANARVVEDVAEQLGGSSRVLTIRGPLARASLRLGVLRLPDQATRLGWLLAHLAELPGSGIIYTLTVSAAEDTARMLREAGHEVLAYTGQTDQEERLLAERALKENRVKALVATSALGMGFDKPDLGFVVHLGAPSSPVAYYQQVGRAGRATASADVLLLPGQEDEAIWEYFATVSMPTRSRADAVLGALSREQPTSTPALEALVDVRRSRLELLLKVLDVDGAVQRVRGGWLATGEPWEYDEERYTRIAAARKAEQQHMLDYEQTSGCRMEFLQRTLDDETAAPCGRCDRCAGAWFSSDVSSAASSGARTALDRVGVVIEARKQWPTGADSRGLPVRGRIAPSKQAHDGRAVARLTDLGWGGALRTLFAPGTPDAPVPQPLLGACVEVLTQWDWAERPAAIVAMPSTSHPQLVSSLATGLSQIGRMPFLGALDLVAPPAGGPGGPSVARLAAVWPAFAVGPALAADLASLDGPVLLVDDLADSRWTLTVAARLLREAGADAVLPFTLGVAG, via the coding sequence ATGCCCTCCCCCGAGCATCCCGACGCCGCACCCGCCGCTGACACCGCCCCCGACACCCGCACCGCCGCCCTCGCCGCCCTCCGGGCGCTGACCGGCCGCGATGATGCCGAGTTCCACGACGGCCAGTTCGAGGCGATCGGCGCCCTCGTCGACGAGCACCGCCGAGCCCTCGTCGTGCAGCGCACCGGCTGGGGCAAGTCGGCCGTCTACTTCGTCGCGACCCGCCTCCTCCGCGACCGGGGCGCGGGCCCGACGATCCTCGTGTCGCCGCTGCTCGCGCTCATGCGCGATCAGGTCGCGGCGGCCGCGCGCGTCGGGGTCCGCGCGGTCTCGATCGACTCGACCAACCAGCACGAGTGGTCGAGCATCCTCTCCTCGCTCGCGGCCGACGAGATCGACGTGCTCCTCGTCTCCCCCGAGCGCCTCAACAACCCGGCCTTCCGCGACGAGCAGCTGCCCGAGCTCGTCTCGCGCACGGGGCTCGTCGTGATCGACGAGGCGCACTGCATCTCCGACTGGGGCCATGACTTCCGCCCCGACTACCGCCGCCTCCGCGAGCTCGTCGCGCAGCTGCCCGGGTCCGTGCCCGTGCTCGCGACGACCGCGACGGCGAACGCCCGCGTCGTGGAGGATGTGGCCGAGCAGCTCGGCGGCTCCTCGCGCGTGCTCACGATCCGCGGCCCGCTCGCGCGCGCCTCCCTCCGACTGGGCGTGCTCCGCCTCCCCGATCAGGCGACACGGCTCGGCTGGCTGCTCGCGCATCTCGCAGAGCTCCCCGGCAGCGGCATCATCTACACGCTCACGGTCTCGGCCGCGGAGGACACGGCGAGGATGCTGCGCGAGGCCGGCCACGAGGTCCTCGCCTACACGGGCCAGACCGATCAGGAGGAGCGCCTCCTCGCCGAGCGGGCGTTGAAGGAGAACCGCGTGAAGGCGCTCGTCGCGACGAGCGCGCTCGGCATGGGCTTCGACAAGCCGGACCTCGGCTTCGTCGTGCACCTCGGGGCGCCGTCCTCGCCGGTGGCGTACTACCAGCAGGTCGGGCGCGCGGGCCGCGCGACGGCCTCGGCGGATGTCCTGCTGCTGCCCGGGCAGGAGGACGAGGCGATCTGGGAGTACTTCGCGACGGTCTCGATGCCGACCCGCTCGCGAGCCGACGCCGTGCTCGGTGCGCTCTCGCGCGAGCAGCCGACGTCGACGCCTGCCCTCGAGGCGCTCGTCGACGTGCGCCGCTCGCGCCTCGAGCTCCTGCTCAAGGTGCTGGATGTGGATGGCGCGGTCCAGCGGGTCCGCGGCGGCTGGCTCGCGACGGGCGAGCCCTGGGAGTACGACGAGGAGCGCTACACGCGCATCGCCGCCGCCCGGAAGGCGGAGCAGCAGCACATGCTCGACTACGAGCAGACGAGCGGCTGCCGCATGGAGTTCCTGCAGCGCACCCTCGACGACGAGACCGCCGCGCCCTGCGGTCGCTGCGACCGCTGCGCGGGCGCCTGGTTCTCGTCGGACGTGTCCTCGGCCGCGTCGTCGGGTGCGCGCACCGCGCTCGACCGCGTCGGCGTCGTCATCGAGGCGCGCAAGCAGTGGCCGACCGGCGCCGACTCCCGCGGCCTGCCCGTGCGCGGCCGCATCGCGCCGAGCAAGCAGGCCCACGACGGCCGGGCGGTCGCCCGCCTCACCGATCTCGGCTGGGGCGGCGCCCTCCGCACGCTCTTCGCGCCGGGCACGCCCGACGCGCCGGTCCCCCAGCCGTTGCTGGGCGCCTGTGTCGAGGTGCTCACGCAGTGGGACTGGGCGGAGCGACCCGCCGCGATCGTCGCAATGCCGTCCACCTCGCACCCGCAGCTCGTCTCGTCGCTCGCGACGGGCCTGTCGCAGATCGGCCGGATGCCGTTCCTCGGCGCGCTGGACCTCGTCGCGCCCCCGGCCGGCGGCCCCGGCGGCCCGAGCGTCGCCCGGCTCGCCGCCGTCTGGCCGGCCTTCGCGGTCGGCCCCGCGCTCGCCGCCGACCTCGCCTCCCTCGACGGCCCCGTGCTCCTCGTGGACGACCTCGCCGACTCGCGCTGGACCCTCACGGTCGCGGCGCGACTGCTGCGCGAGGCGGGGGCGGATGCGGTGCTGCCGTTCACGCTGGGGGTGGCGGGGTGA